The following proteins are co-located in the Deinococcus metallilatus genome:
- the tatA gene encoding twin-arginine translocase TatA/TatE family subunit, with protein MPNIGPGELLVILLIALLVFGPKKLPELGKSLGAGIREFRKGTAGLKEELEGSFRETPAPPVQTVVAQAVVPPVAPPQTATPVAPQAVTPQAVMPAPASDDAPRS; from the coding sequence ATGCCCAATATCGGACCCGGTGAACTTCTCGTCATCCTCCTCATCGCGCTGCTGGTGTTCGGCCCCAAGAAGCTGCCCGAACTGGGCAAGAGCCTGGGCGCGGGCATCCGCGAATTCCGCAAGGGCACAGCGGGCCTCAAGGAAGAGCTGGAAGGTAGCTTCCGCGAGACGCCCGCCCCGCCCGTGCAGACGGTGGTGGCGCAGGCCGTCGTGCCCCCCGTCGCCCCCCCGCAGACCGCGACCCCGGTCGCTCCCCAGGCCGTGACCCCCCAGGCGGTGATGCCCGCCCCGGCGAGTGACGACGCGCCGCGTTCCTGA